One window of the Halorhodospira halophila genome contains the following:
- a CDS encoding virulence factor BrkB family protein encodes MTELRGRLRAAADRLRALPAHPLVSQAWGFGEYLVQRIQADQCAKSAGMLAYVTLLAIVPLMTIGFSVLAAFPVFEGVTDRLREAMVDYLVPAASDAIDEHLENFMGRAAELTAVGIAGLTVTALLLLNTIERVLNEIWRVERPRPTLQRFMVYWTVLTMGPLLLGVSVASTSYMGTVSLGPLEPPSDLIAQLLNLAPFVVQAVVFTLLYSLVPHRSVPVHHAVIGGVVASGLFELAKGGFAAFIARAPTYEVIYGALAALPIFLVWLYISWLVILIGAEVTQALRGYRWRTGGHLARDRWALVLAVHILGHLYQAQRRGEGVTFAELLEQEPEAGEPGLAEALEALRRHHVIERSADGAWLLARDPSTFKLAELHRMLAYPLPPAAGLESGVAWDRRLAERLRRVEERWEQSFDLPLSALLEPTAEEAADAGRPAARAEVA; translated from the coding sequence ATGACGGAACTGCGCGGCCGCCTGCGCGCTGCCGCCGACAGGCTCCGGGCGTTGCCCGCCCACCCGCTGGTCAGCCAGGCGTGGGGGTTCGGCGAGTACCTGGTCCAGCGCATCCAGGCCGATCAGTGCGCCAAGAGCGCCGGCATGCTCGCCTACGTCACCCTGCTGGCCATCGTGCCGTTGATGACCATCGGCTTCTCGGTGCTGGCGGCCTTCCCGGTCTTTGAGGGGGTCACCGACCGCCTGCGCGAAGCCATGGTCGATTACCTGGTGCCGGCGGCGAGCGACGCCATCGACGAGCACCTGGAGAACTTCATGGGACGCGCCGCCGAGCTCACGGCGGTGGGCATCGCCGGTCTGACGGTGACCGCGCTGTTGCTGCTCAACACCATCGAGCGGGTGCTCAACGAGATCTGGCGGGTGGAGCGGCCGCGGCCGACCCTGCAGCGGTTCATGGTCTACTGGACGGTGCTGACCATGGGCCCGCTGCTCCTGGGCGTGAGCGTGGCCTCCACCTCGTACATGGGCACGGTGAGCCTCGGCCCGCTGGAGCCACCGTCGGATCTCATCGCCCAGCTGCTCAACCTGGCGCCCTTCGTGGTGCAGGCCGTTGTCTTTACGCTGCTCTACAGCCTGGTGCCGCACCGCAGCGTGCCGGTGCACCACGCCGTGATCGGGGGCGTGGTGGCCTCGGGGCTGTTCGAGTTGGCCAAGGGCGGCTTCGCGGCATTCATCGCCCGCGCGCCGACCTACGAGGTCATCTACGGGGCCTTGGCGGCGCTGCCCATCTTCCTGGTCTGGCTGTACATCTCCTGGCTGGTGATCCTCATCGGTGCGGAGGTCACCCAGGCCCTGCGTGGCTACCGCTGGCGCACCGGCGGCCACCTGGCCCGCGACCGGTGGGCACTGGTGCTGGCGGTGCATATCCTGGGGCACCTCTATCAGGCGCAGCGCCGGGGCGAGGGGGTCACCTTCGCCGAGCTGCTCGAGCAGGAGCCGGAGGCCGGCGAGCCCGGCCTGGCCGAGGCCCTCGAGGCCCTGCGCCGGCACCACGTCATCGAGCGCAGCGCCGACGGCGCCTGGCTCCTGGCGCGGGATCCTTCGACCTTCAAGCTGGCCGAACTCCACCGCATGCTCGCCTACCCGCTGCCCCCGGCGGCGGGCTTGGAGTCGGGCGTGGCGTGGGATCGCCGGCTGGCCGAGCGGCTGCGCCGGGTGGAGGAACGTTGGGAGCAGAGCTTTGATCTGCCGCTGAGCGCCCTGCTTGAGCCCACCGCCGAGGAGGCGGCCGACGCAGGGCGCCCGGCGGCGCGTGCGGAGGTAGCATGA
- a CDS encoding DUF2069 domain-containing protein — protein MMSAKALHRIAITAFIGLVVLMTSWLLWLHPPADALMPIALITLLGPLALTARGVLYGRRYTVAWSAIFVLIYFIHGVTYAAVPGPERWLGVLEIALAVVYFTAALMYLRQAGSARQGSRGQTAP, from the coding sequence ATGATGTCGGCCAAGGCCCTGCACCGGATCGCCATCACCGCCTTCATCGGCCTGGTCGTGCTGATGACCAGCTGGCTGCTGTGGCTGCATCCGCCCGCGGATGCGCTGATGCCCATCGCCCTGATCACGCTGCTCGGCCCGCTGGCGCTCACCGCCCGCGGGGTCCTCTACGGCCGCCGCTACACCGTGGCCTGGAGCGCGATCTTCGTGTTGATCTACTTCATCCACGGTGTTACCTACGCCGCGGTGCCCGGCCCGGAGCGCTGGCTCGGCGTCCTCGAGATCGCCCTGGCGGTGGTCTACTTCACCGCCGCCCTGATGTATCTGCGTCAAGCCGGGAGCGCTCGGCAAGGATCTCGCGGACAAACGGCACCGTAA
- the hda gene encoding DnaA regulatory inactivator Hda: MQLPLNIRWNAAAELDRFVPGENDTALRLVTDLADGVLEAPALYLHGPHGVGKSHLLQGACRRVTSAGGVAVYLPLDQLLGHGAAVLDGWEQAQLIALDDLDALHGRDEWQGAVFHLYNRVVERGGRLLFAGQRPPAELPLGLPDLRSRLGWGPVVAVREPDETTCLAILRQRAAQRGLELPDATARYLIRRLPRELPGLLAFFETLDRASLAAGRRLTVPFVREILAERSRLDADTSGRR; encoded by the coding sequence GTGCAACTGCCACTGAACATCCGCTGGAACGCCGCCGCCGAGCTCGACCGCTTCGTGCCCGGCGAGAACGATACGGCCCTGCGCCTGGTCACGGACCTGGCCGACGGCGTGCTCGAGGCGCCGGCGCTCTACCTGCACGGCCCCCACGGGGTCGGTAAGAGCCACCTGCTCCAGGGGGCCTGCCGCCGCGTGACCAGCGCCGGCGGGGTGGCGGTCTACCTGCCGCTGGATCAGCTGCTCGGCCACGGCGCGGCGGTGCTCGACGGCTGGGAGCAGGCGCAGCTGATCGCCCTCGACGATCTCGATGCGCTGCACGGGCGCGACGAGTGGCAGGGTGCGGTCTTCCACCTCTACAACCGGGTGGTGGAGCGCGGCGGGCGGCTGCTCTTCGCCGGGCAACGGCCGCCGGCGGAGCTGCCGCTGGGGCTGCCGGATCTGCGCTCGCGCCTGGGGTGGGGCCCGGTGGTGGCGGTGCGCGAGCCGGACGAGACCACGTGCCTGGCCATCCTCCGCCAGCGCGCGGCACAGCGGGGGCTGGAGCTGCCGGACGCCACGGCGCGCTACCTGATCCGCCGCCTGCCGCGGGAGCTGCCCGGGCTGCTGGCCTTCTTCGAGACCCTGGATCGGGCCTCGCTGGCCGCCGGGCGTCGGCTTACGGTGCCGTTTGTCCGCGAGATCCTTGCCGAGCGCTCCCGGCTTGACGCAGATACATCAGGGCGGCGGTGA
- the yccX gene encoding acylphosphatase — protein sequence MTTTDEKTRCTISGRVQGVCFRAATQEQAVRLGVTGYARNLRDGRVEVLACGPPEAVAQLREWLHQGPPAASVTAVHCEPADDPAPADFTVR from the coding sequence ATGACGACGACCGACGAGAAGACACGCTGTACCATCAGCGGCCGGGTGCAGGGGGTCTGCTTCCGGGCCGCCACCCAGGAGCAGGCGGTGCGCCTGGGCGTGACCGGCTACGCCCGCAACCTGCGCGACGGACGCGTGGAGGTGCTCGCCTGCGGGCCGCCGGAGGCGGTCGCGCAGCTGCGCGAGTGGCTGCATCAGGGGCCGCCGGCGGCCAGCGTCACCGCGGTCCACTGCGAGCCGGCCGACGACCCGGCCCCGGCGGATTTCACCGTCCGCTGA
- a CDS encoding DUF481 domain-containing protein codes for MRRRFIHLAAAVALATAGGSAAADGREASASLGIAINQGNTESERYNLNADYLERTNAHRFTANLELNRGKDGDGDEDVNNSRIGAGYDWFFHGPWYANSNLSWRQDRKADLRQRYVAGIGAGYQFFDDDRIRLSAEAGPTYISEEKLDSGDRNREAAARWALDYRQYFMEGALRFFHRHELISELSDSDEWFVTSRTGLRMPLMENLSASLQLNYDYDNNTEADSRYDATTLVNLTYDW; via the coding sequence ATGCGCAGACGTTTTATCCACCTGGCCGCGGCCGTGGCACTGGCCACCGCCGGCGGCAGCGCAGCCGCCGATGGCCGCGAGGCCTCGGCCAGCCTAGGTATCGCCATCAACCAGGGCAACACCGAGTCCGAGCGCTACAACCTCAACGCCGACTACCTGGAGCGCACCAACGCCCACCGCTTCACCGCCAACCTGGAGCTCAACCGCGGCAAGGACGGCGACGGCGATGAGGACGTCAACAACTCCCGCATCGGCGCCGGCTACGACTGGTTCTTCCACGGCCCCTGGTACGCCAACTCCAATCTCTCCTGGCGCCAGGACCGCAAGGCCGACCTGCGCCAGCGCTACGTCGCCGGTATCGGTGCCGGCTACCAGTTCTTCGACGACGACCGCATCCGCCTCTCCGCCGAGGCCGGCCCCACCTACATCAGCGAGGAGAAGCTGGACTCCGGCGATCGCAACCGCGAGGCCGCCGCGCGCTGGGCACTGGACTACCGACAGTACTTCATGGAGGGGGCCCTGCGCTTTTTCCACCGCCACGAGCTGATCAGCGAGCTGAGCGACTCCGACGAGTGGTTCGTCACCTCGCGCACCGGGCTGCGCATGCCGCTGATGGAGAACCTCAGCGCCAGCCTGCAGCTCAATTACGACTACGACAACAACACCGAGGCCGACTCCCGCTACGACGCCACCACCCTGGTCAACCTGACCTACGACTGGTGA
- the wrbA gene encoding NAD(P)H:quinone oxidoreductase: MARILVLYYSRSGATADMARHVARGVEAVNGARAVVRTVPPVSPDWESVAPAVPDEGAPYAIVEELEHCHGLILGSPTRFGNMAAPLKYFLDTTSGAWLSGTLAGKPGAVFTSTGSLHGGQESTLLSMMLPLLHHGMYLVGLPYTEPTLAKTTSGGTPYGPSHTAGTAGNRPITDEERKLCNALGRRVARLAVQLYGPEA; this comes from the coding sequence GTGGCCAGGATCCTGGTGCTCTACTATAGCCGAAGCGGCGCCACCGCCGATATGGCCCGCCACGTGGCCCGGGGCGTGGAGGCCGTCAACGGCGCCAGAGCCGTGGTGCGCACGGTCCCGCCAGTCTCGCCGGACTGGGAGAGCGTCGCCCCGGCGGTCCCCGACGAGGGGGCGCCCTACGCCATCGTCGAGGAACTGGAGCACTGCCACGGGCTGATCCTGGGCAGTCCCACGCGCTTCGGCAACATGGCCGCCCCGCTGAAGTACTTCCTGGACACCACCAGCGGCGCCTGGCTCTCCGGGACGCTGGCCGGCAAGCCCGGGGCGGTTTTCACCTCCACCGGCAGCCTCCACGGCGGGCAGGAGTCCACCCTGTTGAGCATGATGCTGCCGCTGCTCCACCACGGCATGTACCTGGTCGGCCTGCCGTACACCGAGCCGACCCTGGCCAAGACCACCAGCGGCGGCACGCCCTACGGCCCCAGCCACACCGCCGGGACGGCGGGTAACCGGCCGATCACCGACGAGGAGCGCAAGCTGTGCAACGCCCTCGGCCGCCGCGTGGCGCGGTTGGCCGTCCAGCTCTACGGACCCGAGGCATGA